TCGATCGCGAGGGCCTGATTCGGCGCGTGAACTTGCTGATCGCCACCGGCCAGAATAACCTGGCTATGAACCGCACCGTGGCGCAGATCGCGCGCTACTACGTGCATGGGCCGCAGATCGCCGAGGGCATGCTCAACCGGGTCGAGGCGGGTATCCGCGCATTCGACCCATGCCTGAGCTGCTCGACGCACGCGGTTGGCACGATGCCGCTGCAGGTTGTGCTGGTGGGGCCGGATGGTGCTGTGCTGGATGAGGCGCGCCGGTGATACGCGCTGCGCGCCCCGCGCCCCGCGCGCCCCGCCGCCGTGCCAGGCGGTCTCCGCGCCTGCCGGCCGGCCTGCCCGCACTGATCATTGGCTATGGCAACGATCTGCGAGGTGACGATGCGGCCGGGCCGCGTGTGGCGGCGGCGGTGGCGGCCTGGCATCTACCGGGCGTAGCGGCGCTCGGGGTGGGCCAGCTGACCCCCGAGCTGGCCGAGCCGATCGCACAGGCCCGGCTGGTGCTGTTCGTCGATGCCGGCGCGGTTGCGCGCCTGCTTGTCGCGCCGATCAGGCCGGCGGCGCATACCTCGGCGCTAGGCCACACCGGCGACCCTGGCGCGCTGCTGGCATTGGCCGGCGCTGTGTATGGCGCCTGCCCGCCGGCCTGGCTTATCACTGTGCCGGCCGCGCACTTCGAGCTTGGCCGCGCGCTATCGCCCCTGGCTGCATGTGGTGTGGCCCAGGCCACGCGCAGCATCCACATGCTGATTCGTGCCGGCGGCCGCCCCTGAGCCGCGCCACGCGCTGGCCTACACCAGGAAGCGGGCCGCCAGCAGCGGCAGCTGCTTGGCCGGGCCGCTGCGCACGGCAGTGTGCGGCAACGAGTCGAGAAAGATCTGGCCATACTTCTTGCTGAGCAGGCGCTTGTCGAGCACCGCCACGATCCCGCGATCCTCGCGCGAGCGGATCAGCCGGCCGAAGCCCTGCTTGAAGCGCAGGATGGCCTGTGGCACCGCGTACTCGTTAAACGCATCGCTGAAGCCCTCGGAGCGTGCCGTGTAGATCGGGTCGTTTGGCACACTGAACGGCAGTTTGGCGATCACCAGCACGCTCAGGGCGTCGCCCACCACATCGACACCCTCCCAGAAACTGGTGGTGCCGAGCAGCACTGTGCGCGGGAACTCTTTGAAGCGTTCGAGCAAGCTGCGGCGCGAGCCGTCGATGCCCTGCCCCAAGACGGCGATGCCCTGCCCTTCGAGCGGCTCCTGGATGGCTTTGTAGGTCTGCCGCAGCGCACTATTCGCGGTGAACAGCACGAGCGTGCGCCCGCCGGTGGCGGTACACAGCGCTATCAACAGCTCTTCGAGCGCCTGCTGGTAGCCGCGCTGGTTCGGCTCGGGGATGTCGTTCGGGATGTAGACCAGCGCCTGCTTCTGGTAGTCGAACGGCGAGTCGAGCAGGAGTTGCTCGGGCGCCTTCAGCCCGATCCGCTCCTGCACATAGGCGAAGTCGCCGCCGACTGTCATGGTCGCCGAGGCCAGCGCGACGGTGGCCTTCTGCGAGAACAGGTTGGCCTCGAGCAGCTCGGCCACCGACAGCGGCGCCGCCCGCAGTGTCAGGGTGTCGCGCGCGCGATCGTAAACGATCCAGGTGATCAGCTTGGCCTCGCCACCGCCGATGATATAGCCAATATTCACGCGCACCTCGGTGGCGTAGCGCTGGAGCGATTCGGCGCGCAGCATCAGCAGGTCGTACTCGAGCAGTTCGGCGTCTTTCAGGCCGTTCAGCAGCGCCACCAGCTTGCCCAGCGTGTCGCCGACCGCGTTAAGCTGGAGCGCCAGGTTCTCCCACGCGCGTTCGACTGCCTCCCACGCGCCGCTCTTGCGCACGGCGTCGGTGACGCGCAGGCGTGCATCGTACGACGACACCTCGGCCGACTGGGTCATATACGCGGTGAGCAGGTTGAAGCAGTCGTACACACTCTGGCGTGCGCGTGTCACGGCCGGGCCGGCAGCCTGGGCAATCGCGCTGGCCTTGTCCATGTCGGCCTGGCCGGCGGCGCTATGCTGGAAATACCTGGGCAGCTCGGCGAACAGCCCGGCGCTGGTGCTGGCCCCACCAACTTCGAACAGGCTGTCGAGGAACTCGAGCAGCCGGGCCTGGTCGGCCGTGAAGCCGAACTGGTCGGTGGCTACATCCTCGAGGTTATGGGCTTCGTCGATAATGATATGGTCGTAGGGCGGCAGCACCTGCGCCTCGCTGGCCAGGTCGGCCAGCATCAGCGCGTGGTTCACCACCACCAGATGGGCTGCCTCGGCCTCGCGGCGAACTTTGAAGAAGTAGCACTCTTTGAAGTCGGGGCAGCGCGCCCCGGTGCATGTCTCGGGCGTGGCATTGATCCGGCCCCAGGCGGCATTCTCCTTGTCCATCAGCAGCAGCTCGGCCTTGTCGCCGCTCTGAGTGGTGGGCAGCCACAGCTGCACCTTCAGCAGCGTCTTGATCTCCTCGGGCACCAGCCGGCCATCGCGGCGCAGATCTTTATAGCGGCGCAGGCACAGGTAGTTGCCGCGGCCCTTCAGCAGCGCGGCGGTGAAGGGCGGGTCGGGCCACGAGGCCGGGTGGCCGGGCGATCGGGAGCTTCGGGTTGCATCCTGCGCGGTGTCTGCCGATCGGCCGAGCTTGCCGCCGTTCTGCTGCATGTCTTGCGCCATAATCCGTTGCAGCGCCGGGATATCTTTGAAATACAGCTGGTCTTGCAAATTGATCGTATTGGTCGAGACGATCACGCGCTCGCCGCGCTGGGCCGCGAACAGGGCCGCAGGCACCAGGTAGGCCAGGCCTTTGCCGATGCCGGTGCCGGCCTCGACCATGAGTGCTTCGCTGTTGTTCAGCGCCTGGGCTACCGCCTCGGCCATGGCGCTTTGCTCGGGCCGGTGCTCGTAGCCCGCGAACGACTGGCCGAGCGCGCCGTCGGGTGCGAAGAAGCGCTGCACCGCCTGCACGTCGATCGGGCGGGTGTCGCCGGTTGGTTTGAGCGGATTAGGCTCGGTGCTTTGAGCTTTGCGGGTTGAGTTTGGGGTTTCGAACAGCGCGATCTCGGGCTGCTGGTGCTCGGCCGCTGGCGTGCTGGTTTCCAAGAACACAGTCTTGGCTTTGGCGCGCTCGGCCTCGCCAAATAGGTCGCGCAGCGGCCACTCGATCTTGGCGGTGAGCCGGCTGATCTCGGCCAGCGTCGGCAGATCGAGCGCCTCGATCCGCCGCAGCATCTGCACGAACACCTGGCGCGTCACATCCGCGTCGCTGAGCGCGCGGTGGGCTTCGTCGTGGGTAATGCCGAGCGCGGCCGCAAGCACGCCCAGGCGGTAGGCCGGCGCCTGTGGCATCAGCAGCGTGGCTAGGTCGAAGGTGTCGTAGGATGGCTGGGGGAAGCGCATGCCCTGGGCCTGGAGCATCTTCAGGTCGAAGCCGACCGAGTGGCCCACCAGCGGGTAGCTCTTTACAAAGCGCACCAGCTCGGGTGCGACCTCGGAGAAGCGTGGGGCGTCGGTTAGCATCTCGTCGGAGATGCCGGTGAGCCGGGTGATCTTGAGTGGCAGCGAGTGGCGCGGCTTCACCAGCTTCTGAAAGGTCTCGAGCACCTGGTCGCCGCTAAACTTCACCGCAGCGATCTCGATAATCTCGTCGGTACCAGCCTCCAGCCCGGTGGTTTCAACGTCGATTGCTACATACGTCCGGTCCATCACGCTCCTCGCCCATTTGTTGCTCTGAGGGTGTTTCGATTGGTTGTGGAACGGGTGTGGATTCGAACGTTCCTCAGCAGCTCCATTATACCCGATCTCATGCGCTGCGTAGCTTCGCCGCGTTGCGCAAGTGGTACGTGTAGCTGCGTCTGTTTGTGGCGCGAAGCGCCTCACCCGGCGTACCGCACTCGAAACGTACCGCGCTGCCGCAGGCAAACACGCCGACTGCGCACGTCCCGTAGATCCAAAGTGCCAGTCTGCATGGCACTTCCAGGCAGAGCCGAAAGATTTATTGTACATGTTTTGCAATATATTGCCATCGGACTATTGACATTCGCCAATAAACATGATATTATCGCCCCGAGTTAATCGAAAGTGATATACCCAATGGCACTTTATGCTAAGGAGGCCCGCGATGCAGAGCCGAATTGAGCTAGAGCTTGAGCATATCCACGAGCGGCTGCGCAGCGCGCGTGTACGCGCCGAACACCAGCGGCAGGTGTCGGCCTGCACACGCACGCAGGCGCTGCTGCGCCGCGCCGCCCGGCCGCTGGCGCGTACACTGCTGCGGCTAGGCGGCCGGCTGCTGCGCTACGCCAATGGAAACATCACGCCGCCGCCGCGCCGCCCACCCACTCGTGCCGCCGAGCTGAACTAGACAGGCGCCGCTATGCTTGCAACACTCCGCAATCGTAACTTCATGCTGCTGTGGCTGGCCGGGCTGATCTCATTCGGCGGCGACTGGGCTATGCTGATCGCGCTGCCGGTGTTCATCTACGACCTGACCGGATCGGCACTGGCGACCGGCGGCGTGTTCATCGCTCTGTCGCTGCCGCGATTGCTGTTTGGCTCGCTCGCGGGCGTGTTCGTCGATCGCTGGGATCGCCGGCGTACCATGCTGGTGGCTAACCTGCTGTCGGCGGCCACGCTGCTGCTGCTACTGCCGGTACATTCACCCGATCGGCTATGGCTGGTGTACCTGGTCGCGTTTCTGCACACGGGCCTATCGGTGTTCTTCATGCCGGCCGAGAGCGCGCTACTGCCACAGCTGGTGCCTGGCGATCACCTGCTGCATGCCAATGCGCTGATCGCGCTGAACTGGGAGCTGATGCGGCTGATCGCGCCACCGCTGGGTGGCCTGGCAATGGTGCTGCTCGGCTTCGGCAGCGTGGTGTGGATCGACCTGATCTCGTTCCTTAGCGCGGCGGCGCTGGTAGCGCTGATTGTGCCGCCGGCCGCCGCGCCCGGCCCCATGGCGCCTGCAGCCGCGCGGCAGGTCGGGCGCGAGCTAATGGCCGGCCTCGGCCTGGTGGTGCGCAGCGCGCCCATCCGAGCAGTGTTCTGGATCGTCGGCGCGGCGATGGTGGCCGAGGGCGTGCTGAACGTACTGGCCTTCCCCTGGCTGAAGCAGGTGCTGCACGGCGGCGCGCTCGAGCGCGGCTGGCTGGCCAGCGCCCAGGCGATCGGCGGGCTGGCCGGCGGGCTGCTGATCAGCCGCGTCGCCCGGCTGGTGCGTCCATCGTACCTGATCGGCGCGAGCGGCCTGATGCTCGGGCTGCTGACGCTGGCGTATATCAACATCACGACGCTGCCGATTGTGCCCCAGCTGTGGCTGCCCGCCGCGCTGCTGATCAGGGCGCTGCAGGGCCTGCCGATTATGGGCCTGTTCGTCAGCATCGACACCCTGCTGCAGCAGAGCGTGGCCGACCAGTTTCGTGGGCGCGTGTTCGGCGCCTATGGCGCGGCATGCGGCCTGGCTACCCTGCTTGGTCAGGTGTTAGCCAGCGCCTTTGGCGACCAGCTGGATGTTGTGGTGCTGCTCGACATAGTCGGCCTGCTGTATATTGCCGCCGGGCTGATCGCGCTGGCGCTGCTGGCCGGCCAGCAGCTGGCCACCGGCGCCGTGCCGGCCGAGCCACACGCCAAGATAGCCTAGAAACGCGCCGTGCGCAGCCAGCACACCGGGCCTGTGGCAACGCCACAACCTTGGTGCGGGCCGGCCAGCGCAGCATCTACTGGAAGCTAACTGGCCGCAAGAACCTCGAGTACTTCCAAACGCTAGAGACAGGAGACACCTATGCATCCACTGCTCACAATCTGCCCAGTATGCGGCGACACCCTGCACGCGGTGCGGCTGTCGTGCGACCACTGCCACACTGGCATCGACGGGACGTTCACGCTCGGCTGGCTGGGCCGGCTGAACCACGAGCAGCTCGAATTCGTCGAGCTGATGGTCAAGAACCGCGGCAATATCAACGGCGTGGCGGGCGACCTGAAGGTGGCCTACAACACCGCGCGCAACCGCCTCGACGATATCGTGGCCGCGCTGGGCTACTCGGCACCGGTAGCCGATCAGAATGGCCGCGCCGACCGCCGCGCCGTGCTCGATCGGCTGGCCGCCAAGGAGATCTCGGTCGAAGAGGCCATGAAGCTCCTGAAAGCCTAGTGAGAGGGCCTTATGTCCAATTCAGACGAGCGCCTGCGCATCCTGAAGATGATCGAGTCGGGCCAGGTGAGCGCCGACCAGGGCGCGCAGCTGATCGATGCGCTGGCCGAGCCGCCGCGCGATCGTACCCACCCCGCCGCGCACGCGCGGATCTTGCGCGTGCGTGTGACCAGCCTGGCCACGCGCCGCCAGACGATCAACGTGACCATCCCGGTGAGTCTGGTCGAGGTTGGCCTGAAGCTAGGCGCGCGGCTGGCCTCGCGCGTGGCCGGCGCCAACGCCGACGAGATCTTGCGCGCGATTGACTCGAGTGCGACCGGGCGCGTGTTCGAGATGCAGGATCTCGACGAAGGCGAGCGGATCGAGATCTTCGTGGAGTAACCGAGCATAGAAATGGAGCACAATATGACGACCCAAGCATTTTCGGTGGGTGCCGCGCCGCGCCTGGTGATTGGCGACTGCCGTGGCGACCTCTCGATTGAGGTATGGGGCGAGCGCACGATCGAGATCGAAAGCGTGCAGCTACCCGACCCGCTGCAGCGCGACGAGGCGCTGGTGATCGAGCGAGCCGCGCACGACATGGCTGTGCGCGTGCCGGCCGACGCCGATCTGGTGATCGAGCGCGTCGGTGGCGACCTGAGCGCGCAGGGCTTTCAGGCCCTCGCAGTGGCATATGTCGGTGGCGACCTGAATGCCGAGCAGATCGCGCTGCTCCAGGTGTCCGACCGAGTCAGTGGTGATCTGGCCGTGCGCGCAGTTGCACGGCTCGAGATCGAGCGTATTGATGGCGATGCCGATGTGCGCGACGCGCAAGCGGTGACGCTCGGCGCGGTGGGCGGCGACTGCACGCTGCAGGGCGGCGAGTCGTTGCGCTATCGCCAGATCGGTGGCGACCTATCGATCGATGGCGCTGGCGGGCTTGCGGTGGCCGGCGAACAGGTCGGTGGCGATGCCAGCTTTCAGGCGGTGGCGAGTGTGCAGGCCGGTGATATTGGCGGCGACTGTGCTGCGGCCAAGGTTGCTGGGGCCGTACACCTGGGCAGCGTCGGTGGCGACTGCGAGCTTGGCGAGGTAGCCGGCGAGATCCGCCTGGGCAGCGTCGGTGGCGACTGCGAGCTTGGCGAGGTAGCCGGCGAGATCCGCCTGGGCAGCGTCGGCGGCGATGCCTCGATCCGCGCCAGAAGCACCAGCGCACAGATCGGCAGCGTGAGCGGCGATCTGCACCTGGCGGCGGTGATCTCGGCTGAGCATCCCTCGGCGATCACGGTTGGCGGCGATGCGCAGATCGAGCTGCCGTACGAGCCGAACCTGACGATCCGCGCGACTGTTGGCGGCGACGTGAGTGGCGAACGAATCGTCTCGAGCGGCGGCAGCATGTTCACCGCCGTATATGGCGACGGCGTGGCCCGGCTCGATCTACAGGTGGGTGGCGACCTGACGCTCAGCGGCGGTACGCCGCGCAGCTCGAGCGCCAGCTGGGATTGGGGCCGGTTTGGCGAAGAGATGGGCCGGCTGGGCGAAGATCTCGGCCGCGAATTCAGCCAGCTGGGCGAGGAGCTGCAGCGTGAGCTTGCGGGTGCGTTTGGGCCGGGTGGTGAGCTCAACGGCAAAAAGTGGCAGCGTAAACTGCGCAAGTATACCGAAGAGCAAGCGCACCGTGCCGAAGAGCAGGCCCGCCGCGCTGCCGACGCGGCCACCCATGGCGCCGAGCGGTCCGGGCGCGTGCATGTGCGCATCAACGATCGCGAGTGGCGCTTCGACGCCGAGCGGCTCGAGCGGCTGAAGCAACAGGCCCGCGAGGCTGCCCGCGAGGGCGTAAGCGGCGCACTGGCTGCCGTCGAACGCGCACTCTCCGGCCTGGGGGTGCCGCCGGTGCCGCCAGTGCCGCCGGTGCCGCCGGTGCCGCCGGTGCCGCCGGTGGCACCAGCGCCGCCTGCGCCGCCGCAGCCATCGACCGGGCAGACCATTCGGATCGATACGGCTGTAGGCGATGCGCCGCTGCCACCGGCCGAGGCTGCCCCGCGCGATATTGAGGCCGAGCGCGCCGCGATCCTGCAGATGGTGGCCGAGGGCCGCATCTCGCCTGAGGAAGGCGACATGCTGCTCGACGCGCTGGGCTAGAGCGCCGGCTGGTTGCGGCTGAGCCGAGTGGAAGCTGAGGGTGGGCACGGCCCGCCCTCAGCGCGATCTGCGATTGCCGGGCCGCTTAATTTTGCGGCTCGACCTGCGCAATATACCAGCTGCTGCCGTCCTTCGTGAGGGTAACCAGGTGCGTAAACGGCTCGAAGGTGTCGTCGGAGAAGTTATAGGTCGTCTTCCCGCGCTTCATCTCGTCGGGCCGAATCTTGCCGGTAACCAGCACATGCGCGGTGGCGCCGTCGTTATCCTGCTGCGTGATTTTATCGACCTTGAAGACCAGATGCTCGGGCGACAGCAGGCCGTCGCCATCGAACTGGTTGGCGAAATCGTCGCGATCGAGCGAGCTAAAGGCCACCTCGAGATCCGGGCCGCTCGAACGCTCGGCCTCGGCCAGGTAGCTGCTGCTACTGCTGATAAATTGCGCGAAGTTCACGTAGCGCACGTCGTCGTAGAACCAGCTGACGGTCTTCTGCGCGTCGCCGCGGGCCTGGTAGCGCATCATACTATTGACTGCCCACCCGACGGCCATGACCACCCCGACTACGGCGACGATCGCCAGCCGGAACCCGAGCGCACGAATAATCCGCATTGCGATGCCTCCTTGTTGATGTTGATGCCGTGAAGCTGCTGCGATGTTTGATCGTTGACGGAAGCGGGCGCATCCCCTCTGCACCAGAGTCTAGTGGCGAATTGCCGGCCTGGCAATCCTTCCTTGCTCCTATCAGGCGCCAGTACTAAAAATGGGTTAAAGGCGTCTGCAATGCTGAAAAGGGTAGCCCGACTTCGTAAGATTAAACGTTCGGCCGGCTCGAATTCTACGCCGGCGCGGCGGCATGCGCCGGCCAGATCGGCCGGCGGTACGGGCATAGCTCGTATTCCCCGAACGCCCGCGCCGCAATTTGTTCAACCGCTACACTTCGACTATACTAGTGGCCGGTCACAGTGGTTTGATGGGGAGGTGCGGAGGGCAAAGCCGTTCCTCACCCTCAGAAACAACGTGGCACACCACTTCCAATGCGGTGATCGCGCGTGAATCGCCGTAGCGTGTGGTGCATCGTTTCAACAACACAATCCCGCTGCATGCCACGCGCACAGTTTGCAGCCGCAGGCCACATCTGGGCACAACGCGAGGCAGCGCGTTGTGCTAACACGATTCAGAGGAATATATCGCGTTATGCTAGATCGCTTCCGCACCGCGACTCTGCTGCTTGGGCTGATCCTGGTGCTAAGCGCCTGCGCAGGCTCGCAGGCGCAGGCCACCCCCGCACGGTCAACCGCACCGGCCACGGCCGTACCCACCGCAGTGGCTACCAGCGCGCCAGCGCCAACTAGCGTGCCAACCCTGGCCCAGAACGTGGTGGTCGCCGGCGTAGATGTGGGTGGGCTGACGCCCGCCGCCGCCACCCAGAAGCTCGAGCAGGCGCTCGCGCCGCTGCTCGCACCGATCGAGCTGCATGCCGGCACCGCCAGCGCCACGCTCGATCCCAGCGCGATCGGCCTGCAGCTCTCGATCGACCAGCTGATCGAGGCCGCGCAGGCG
The sequence above is drawn from the Candidatus Kouleothrix ribensis genome and encodes:
- a CDS encoding hydrogenase maturation protease, whose translation is MPALIIGYGNDLRGDDAAGPRVAAAVAAWHLPGVAALGVGQLTPELAEPIAQARLVLFVDAGAVARLLVAPIRPAAHTSALGHTGDPGALLALAGAVYGACPPAWLITVPAAHFELGRALSPLAACGVAQATRSIHMLIRAGGRP
- a CDS encoding 3'-5' exoribonuclease → MDRTYVAIDVETTGLEAGTDEIIEIAAVKFSGDQVLETFQKLVKPRHSLPLKITRLTGISDEMLTDAPRFSEVAPELVRFVKSYPLVGHSVGFDLKMLQAQGMRFPQPSYDTFDLATLLMPQAPAYRLGVLAAALGITHDEAHRALSDADVTRQVFVQMLRRIEALDLPTLAEISRLTAKIEWPLRDLFGEAERAKAKTVFLETSTPAAEHQQPEIALFETPNSTRKAQSTEPNPLKPTGDTRPIDVQAVQRFFAPDGALGQSFAGYEHRPEQSAMAEAVAQALNNSEALMVEAGTGIGKGLAYLVPAALFAAQRGERVIVSTNTINLQDQLYFKDIPALQRIMAQDMQQNGGKLGRSADTAQDATRSSRSPGHPASWPDPPFTAALLKGRGNYLCLRRYKDLRRDGRLVPEEIKTLLKVQLWLPTTQSGDKAELLLMDKENAAWGRINATPETCTGARCPDFKECYFFKVRREAEAAHLVVVNHALMLADLASEAQVLPPYDHIIIDEAHNLEDVATDQFGFTADQARLLEFLDSLFEVGGASTSAGLFAELPRYFQHSAAGQADMDKASAIAQAAGPAVTRARQSVYDCFNLLTAYMTQSAEVSSYDARLRVTDAVRKSGAWEAVERAWENLALQLNAVGDTLGKLVALLNGLKDAELLEYDLLMLRAESLQRYATEVRVNIGYIIGGGEAKLITWIVYDRARDTLTLRAAPLSVAELLEANLFSQKATVALASATMTVGGDFAYVQERIGLKAPEQLLLDSPFDYQKQALVYIPNDIPEPNQRGYQQALEELLIALCTATGGRTLVLFTANSALRQTYKAIQEPLEGQGIAVLGQGIDGSRRSLLERFKEFPRTVLLGTTSFWEGVDVVGDALSVLVIAKLPFSVPNDPIYTARSEGFSDAFNEYAVPQAILRFKQGFGRLIRSREDRGIVAVLDKRLLSKKYGQIFLDSLPHTAVRSGPAKQLPLLAARFLV
- a CDS encoding MFS transporter produces the protein MLATLRNRNFMLLWLAGLISFGGDWAMLIALPVFIYDLTGSALATGGVFIALSLPRLLFGSLAGVFVDRWDRRRTMLVANLLSAATLLLLLPVHSPDRLWLVYLVAFLHTGLSVFFMPAESALLPQLVPGDHLLHANALIALNWELMRLIAPPLGGLAMVLLGFGSVVWIDLISFLSAAALVALIVPPAAAPGPMAPAAARQVGRELMAGLGLVVRSAPIRAVFWIVGAAMVAEGVLNVLAFPWLKQVLHGGALERGWLASAQAIGGLAGGLLISRVARLVRPSYLIGASGLMLGLLTLAYINITTLPIVPQLWLPAALLIRALQGLPIMGLFVSIDTLLQQSVADQFRGRVFGAYGAACGLATLLGQVLASAFGDQLDVVVLLDIVGLLYIAAGLIALALLAGQQLATGAVPAEPHAKIA
- a CDS encoding DUF2089 domain-containing protein; translation: MHPLLTICPVCGDTLHAVRLSCDHCHTGIDGTFTLGWLGRLNHEQLEFVELMVKNRGNINGVAGDLKVAYNTARNRLDDIVAALGYSAPVADQNGRADRRAVLDRLAAKEISVEEAMKLLKA